In one Melaminivora jejuensis genomic region, the following are encoded:
- a CDS encoding ParB/RepB/Spo0J family partition protein translates to MENFDLNLVPGAVKAAMVGVKSADLWKVPRDRIKVMSGFNVRVKNEDHQAQVRFIADSMKANGFFPDKPLAGFVAKEDGENIIYVIDGHTRLEAVDLANSEGAEINEIPVVTKPAGTSMEDLTVALVVSNEGRHLTPYEVALVCKRLIGFGMDEAEVARRIGKSKPYVDNLLLLVSAPRAITNMVQEGTVSATLAVEAVKAHGSQAPQVLQDGLKEAQAQGKSKVTGRHLPKPAPVRKAAAPAVPAVNEVLERGVKWLEANAPQDDASVRLLAFLACVGLEEVEARINPDLSK, encoded by the coding sequence ATGGAAAATTTTGATCTGAACCTCGTCCCGGGTGCCGTCAAAGCAGCGATGGTTGGCGTCAAAAGTGCCGACCTGTGGAAAGTACCGCGTGACCGGATCAAGGTCATGTCGGGATTCAATGTACGTGTCAAAAATGAGGATCACCAAGCCCAGGTGAGATTCATTGCGGATTCGATGAAGGCCAATGGCTTCTTCCCGGACAAGCCACTTGCCGGCTTCGTCGCCAAGGAAGATGGCGAGAACATCATCTACGTCATCGACGGCCATACCCGCTTGGAGGCTGTCGATCTGGCCAACAGCGAGGGCGCCGAGATCAACGAGATCCCGGTGGTCACCAAGCCTGCGGGCACCAGTATGGAAGACCTCACGGTCGCCCTGGTGGTGTCCAACGAAGGCCGGCACTTGACGCCCTACGAGGTCGCGTTGGTGTGCAAGCGCCTGATCGGCTTCGGTATGGATGAGGCGGAAGTTGCCCGCCGCATCGGCAAGAGCAAGCCCTATGTGGACAACCTCTTGCTGTTGGTATCAGCCCCTCGGGCGATCACCAACATGGTGCAAGAGGGCACCGTGAGCGCCACCTTGGCAGTCGAGGCGGTCAAGGCGCACGGCTCGCAAGCGCCCCAAGTCCTTCAGGATGGGCTGAAAGAAGCCCAGGCTCAAGGAAAGAGCAAGGTCACTGGACGGCATTTGCCCAAGCCTGCACCGGTTCGCAAAGCCGCAGCTCCCGCTGTCCCAGCGGTCAATGAAGTGCTGGAGCGAGGCGTGAAGTGGCTTGAAGCCAACGCGCCTCAAGATGACGCCAGCGTTCGCCTGCTGGCGTTCCTGGCCTGTGTCGGCCTGGAGGAAGTGGAGGCTCGGATTAACCCCGATCTTTCCAAATAA